Within the Thermostichus lividus PCC 6715 genome, the region ATACTGACCATTGTCTGTCAACTAAATCCCACTGCAGAGCAAATTGTCAAGCTAGACCAAGTTCTGCAGGGCTTCGCTGAGGCTTGCAGATACATCAACAGTACCATTTGCCCCAGCATTACTAACAAGAACCGTATTCAGAAAGAAGTTTACAGAGCAGTACGACAGCAATTCGGCTTAACCGCTAACTTGGCTGTCAGGGCTTGTGCCAGAGTTGCCGCTAACCGCAAGGTGGGAAAGGTTAAGGGATTCAGGGCTACTTCTGTGGATTATGATGCTCGCCTGTTTGACTACAGAGCGAAAGAACAATGCGTTAGCCTCTCCACCCTAAACGGACGGGAACGCATTCCCTTAGTGGTGGGTAACTACCAGATAGAAAAACTCAAGGGCAAGAAGCCTACTTCTGCCACTCTCTGCAAACGCAAAGATGGTAAGTTTTATATCCACATCCAAGTAAAGGAAGAAGTGCCAGAACCTCAGACTGGACATGGGGTTTTGGGCGTTGACTTCGGTAGGACAGACATTGCACATACATCGGAAGGAGACAACTGGCATGGACAGCAGTTAACTAAGGTACGAGACCACTACTCCAAACTGAGGGCGGTACTCCAGCAGAAAGCCAGTAAAGGCACACGCAGTTCTAGGCGTAGATGTCGGGAACTGGTGAAACGGCTATCTGGCAGGGAGAGACGCTTTCAGGCATGGGTAAACCACTGCATTTCTAAGACCATTGTGGCAAGGGCAAAAGCAACGGGCAGTGTTATTGCTTTGGAAGACCTGACAGGGATACGGGAGCGCACTAATCAAGTACCTCGTTCTAAAACAGAGCGTAGGCGTGCCAACAGTTGGGCGTTTTACCAACTGCGTAGCTTCATTAGCTACAAGGCACTCAAAGCAGGTGTGGGAATAGTGCTAGTTAATCCTCGCTACAGTAGTCAAACTTGCCACAGATGCCTGCATATTTACCCCGACCCAAAGCAGTCCTATCGCACTGGGAAGCAGTTTAAGTGCGGGCATTGTGGCTGGACAGGAGACGCAGATTTCAATGGTGCTAGCGTAATTGCGCTTTTGGGGGCTGTTGTAAACCAGCCTAGAGGTTCGGGCTTGTCTTGTTCTCTTGCAGAACATAACAGGCTCAGGGCTACTGAAAGCCCCTGACTTCAGTCAGGGGAAGTTTACTGGCAATCTATGATGGAAGTATCTATAGATTGAAGCGCGAGATAAGTTGTAGCGATAGCCCATGGTACCATTCTTTTTCGCTGAAGCTTGAGCCATTCTGTTGCCAGCACCAAAGCGATATTGCCGTTTGTAGTGGCCGCATTTAGTGAGCCTCTAGCCGTAACAGAGCAGTTGGAGTGAGGGCTGATGCGATCGTTGACGGTCAAGGTGAATCTGATTGGTATTGAGCCGCTGTCTGATAGGGGCACGGGTTTTACGCTGCGTGTAGTGATTTTTCTCAATACAATACAGATCTGAATGGAGGCACTCAGGTATGGAACCTCAAGTTAAGGCTAAACCCACGTCACTATACGATGAAGATTACCAACGTTGGTTAGATCAAACGGTTGCTCAATTGAAAGCGCGCAACTTTAGTGATCTTGACTTGGAAAATTTAATTGAGGAGATTGAGAGCTTGGGCAGAAGTGAGAAACATGCAATTTCAAGCTATCTCATGTGCTTATGTGAGCATCTCCTCAAAATTAAGTATTGGGAATCTGAACGAGAGATGTGCTTGCGAGGTTGGAAACGTGAGGTCATCAACTTCAGATTGCAAATTCAGGAGGAGTTGGAAGTCAGTCCTAGCTTGAAGTCGTTTTTACAGGATGTTTTCCGTAAACAATATAAAAATGGTAGAAAGCTTTTTCTCAATGCAAGTGAGTTGAATGCCTACTTGATTCCTGAAGAGCCGGTATTTTCATTGGAGCAAGCCCTAGATGAAGACTGGCTCCCTTGGCCGCCAGAATCGTCTTCTCGTTCGTAGCGATCTCAACAACAAATAAAGGTTTTACTACAACCTTTTGCCTTAATCATGTCTCAACTCACATGCCCAACTGTCCAATGCGCGCGGGGCAAGGATGGTGTCCACGAGATGGATATTGTGGGGTCTGCGATGCCGATCCAAGAGTGTCAGGGCAAGGTAGATTTGATTTATATCGACCCGCTGTTTGATGTAGGTGCAGATTTTTCGAGGCGTGTGATATTGGCAATCAATACAATGAAGCAACTGATGGAGGTGAGGCACTATGGAACCTCAAGTTAAAACTAAACTCACGTCACTATACGATGAAGATTATCAACGTTGGTTGGATGAAACGGTTGCTCAATTGAAAGCACAGGATTTTAGCAGTCTTGATCTGGAAAATTTAATTGAGGAGATTGAGAGCTTGGGGAGAAGTGATAAACGAGCCATTTCCAGCTACCTGATGCGATTATGTGAGCATTTTCTAAAGCTCCGGTATTGGAAATCCGAGCGAGAGATGTGTTTTAGAGGGTGGGATCTAGAGATTACTAATTTTCGTTTGCAGATTCAAGCCATTCTCGAAGATAGTCCCAGCCTCAAAAATTACCTCAATGACCAGTTTTTATCTGCCTATGGCAATGCTAGAAAGCTTTTTCTGAAAGCAAGCCAACTGGAGTCCCAAGAAGTTCCTGATGAGCCAGAATTTTCGTTGGAGCAAGCCCTAGATGAAGACTGGCTCCCTTGGTCACCAGAATCGTCTTCTCATTCGTAGCGATCTCAACAACGAAATTACAGGGTCTGCGTTGATGTTGAACTGAAGTAGTGGCCTCAAAGCAAGTTGCTAGGTCTCTAATTCCATCAGGCTATGTTAGGGGGAAGGCTCAACGTGCTGCGAACTTGAGCTAGCAGTGACTCACGACTGACTTCCCAACCCTGCTCGCCATTGGGAGGCTCTAACACAATCAGGCTATCTACGGGGTCGGCAGCTAAGAGTTGGAACAGCAGTGGAATAATGGGCATTTCGACAACAACGAGTTGGCGATCGCCCTCACTATGGGCATTTGCCATCTCAGCACTACCGTAGGCGTGAATGACCACCTTTTGGTGGTAGGGGGGATGGCGCTCTTCAAGGGTAATAATCTGCCACTGGCCATCCTCGGTTTGCAGCACATAGTACATGGTCTGCTGGTAGCGTTGGGCTTCCTCTAGGAGGATAGGGGCGATCGCCTGTACCGCCGCAATTGTTGCCGGGTCGTCTGGGGCGTTGGCAATTAATTGGTTAACTTGGGTGGCTAAATCCACACCGCCTCCTTGGATCGAGTGGCACGACCTACTTTTTCGCGTCAAGGGCATCAAGGTCAAGGGCTTGGGAGCCACCCGTACCCAAAATGGTCAGCAGCTTGCCCAGTTGGTACCACACTAAAATGGCCGTGGCAACCGTCAGCCCAAGGGCGATCGCTATGCTCAGCCGTGCAGGAAAGCCATAGGTCCATAGCCCTGCGCTCAAAAATAACCAAATTCCTAAACAAATACCTAAGTAAGGTACCTGTAGCTGGAACCGCGAAGCTGACTGAGAATACGCGTTGAGCGACTACGGTTCCACTCCTGCACACTTTGTTTCAGGGTGGCCTCAAAAGCCTTGCCACTGGCCAACCCTATAAAAATTCCGGCAAGCAGCACTACAATGGGTGGATCAAACACAACAATAACCTGTCCTTACTGCATTAGCGAGCAACCGACAACCGCCCGAGCCCACGCTCTAGCGGGCAACCACTAAGGACTCCTCTTCTTTAGGAAGCGCTTGGGACACTGAAGCTTTGAGGGCTTCCCACGCCACATCAATGAAAAAGAGTGGCCGCAGGTCAGATTTCACCAAGTTCCAGAGCCGTTGCACCTCTTCGGTGTGGAGTCGGTCATCTTCGGTTAACGCTAGCACAATTTGGCGCCGTAAATACTGCCCCTCGTCTGAAAAGAGATACTGTAGGCCAAGGGTGGCTGTAGGTGCAAGGTTAAAATGACCATCTTGACGGGCGATCGTAATCAAGTTTTCAAGCCGCTGCCATTGCAGACGACCGTCTTTGAACAGTACATCCAATAATCGCCGCCGCAGTTGGGGCGATTCACCTTGCAGCAAGCGTCGCGCCACATAGGGATAGCTAACATCCACAATCCGAAACTCAGGGTTTAAGCAAAGGGCAATCCCTTCTTGGGTGACGAGGGAGCGAATAATCAAGGCAAACTTGGCTGGCACCCGAAATGGATAAGCATACATCAACTCTGAAAAGCGATCGGTAATAACCTTAAAGTTAAATTCTTGGACACTCGAGCCAATCACTTCCTCAAACACCGACTCAAGGGCAGGGATGATGGGCGTAATGTCGGTATCTGGGGTCAGGAAGCCTAGCTTGACAAAGTCTGCCGCTAATTGTGGGTAGTCCTTATTAACAAGGTGAACCACCGCATCTACCAAGGATTCTTTGGTGGTGTCTTCTAACTGATCCATCATGCCAAAGTCAATGTAGGCCATACGGCCATCCGCCATGGCAAACAGGTTGCCGGGGTGGGGATCCGCGTGGAAGAAGCCAAATTCCAGTAATTGGCGCAGACCAGAAATCACACCGACACGAATGAGATTGTCTGGATCAACCCCCGCCGCCACCATACAATCGGTACGGGTGAGCTTAATTCCGTGGATCCACTCCAGCGTTAGGACGTGCTGGCTGGTGAACTCCCAATAAATTTGCGGCACTTTTACCGTTGGGTCATCCCGGAAGTTGGCGGCAAATTTTTCAGCATTGCGCCCCTCATTTAAGTAGTCGATTTCCTCAAAGAGCTTCCGGCCAAACTCATCGACAATATCGCGCAGATCATGGCAAAGGTTAATGGGCAGCAAGGGCTTCACCCACTGCACTAACAGCCGAATTAAAAACAAGTCGCGGGTAATTACCGGCAACAAGTTGGGTCGCTGTACCTTCACTGCCACCTCTTCGCCGGTGTGCAGTTTGGCACGATACACCTGACCAAGGCTGGCAGCCGCCACTGGCTGGGGTGAAAATTCTGCAAAGATATCCCCTAAGTTCAATCGCAAATCTCGTTCAATAATGGCGATCGCAATTTCGGTGGGGAAAGGAGGCAGCTTATCTTGCAGTAAGGTGAGCTGCTCAAGATAATCGGGACACACCAGATCGGGACGGGTGGACAGGGCTTGGCCTATTTTAATAAATGTTGGCCCCAAACGAATTAAGAGCTTGCGTAGCTGCATGGCTCGCAGTGGGATGTTAACCTCCTGTTGGCCGATCAATTTATCCCATTGCAACAGCAGCCAAAATGTAAAGAAGGATACAAAAATATTACAGAACCGCCCTATCACCTGCCATGGTCGAAACAGGAAGTAGCGGGCAATAGCCTCGGGATCGTAGCGACGATGACCAGCAGATGGAGCAGCGGGAACGAGGGGAGTCACAGTTTTTTCTCACCTTTTACCTGAACCCACGTTACTACAAGCATGTTGTCCTGCCATGAGTGCTTTTACGGATACGAAAAGGTACCAACGTAAGCAACCATCGCATTTATGAGGATTTTATTGATCCCCACTGAGTAAGCGCATGATTCTTTAGGGTTTGCTTAAATATACTATAAGTATAGTATAGAAAACTACACATTATCCTTGCTAATTTCAGGAATTCTTAACAAAACTTTAATATTGGTGTGCTTGTGAGGCTCCTGTTAACGCAGCAGCTAGTCGAATATCCGCAGTGTCAGAGAGTATGTCAAAGTGAAAGTGTTGGTTTATGAGCAGGTAATGTCCACAGATTTGCAGCATCCCCAACACTCCTTTCAGCAATTTCTCAAAGACTGTAGCCGTTTAGGACTGCTACGCCTTGTTGTTACGAACGATACAGCAGTTCTTGAGGTGCGATCGCCCCTTGAAAAGGTGTTCTACGCTGAGCTACCCAAAGGTCGGTATGCCAATATGCACAGCGATGACTTTGAGTTTCATCTCAATATGGATCAGGTTGCCACCATTCGCTTTGAGGAAGGCCAAGCTAAGCGGGGGAACTTTACCACCTACGCGATTCGCTTTCTTGATGGCAATGACAAATCGGTGCTGAGTGCCTTTTTGCAGTGGGGCAACCCCGGGGAATACGCCAACGGCCAAGTGGAGGCTTGGTACGCCCTGCAAGAGCAGTACGGTCGCCAATGGCATCCCATTGTGGAGGCTGTATGAGAGTTGTTGTCACCGGTGCAACGGGCTTTGTTGGGCGGCAGGTAGTACGGGCACTTGTGGAGCGCGGCGATCAGGTGGTGGCCTTAGTCCGCAGGGTATCCAAGACGTTTGCCACTACCCCGCAGGTTACCGTGGTGCCCTACACCCCTAAAGCCCAGGGAGACTGGTATCAGGTGCTTGAGGGTGCGGATGCAGTGATTCATCTGGCGGGGGAACCCCTAGCCAATGGCCGCTGGACTCCCAGCCGCAAGCAAGAAATTTACGATAGTCGTGTTATTGGTACCCAGCAACTGGTGCAGGCGATCGCCGCAGCTCAGGCGCGTCCTAAAGTCCTGGTTTCCACCTCGGCGGTTGGCTACTATGGCACGAGTGAAACGGAAACCTTTATTGAAACAAACACTGCTGGCACAGATTTCCTCGCCCATGTTTGCCAAGACTGGGAAGCCGCTGCCCGCGCCGTCATTCCCCTTGGCGTACGGCTGGTAATTCTGCGGTTTGGGATTGTCCTAGGAGATCAAGGGGCACTGGCCAAACTTCTCCCGATGTTTAAGCTCTATCTGGGAGGGCCTTTAGGCTCAGGGCAACAGTGGTTTTCATGGATTCATCAGCAGGATTTAGTCCGGCTTATTCTGACCGCCCTCGATCAAGACACCCTGCAGGGAGTGTACAATGCCACTGCTCCGGAACCGCTGACCATGGCGGAATTCTGCCGCATCTTAGGAGAGGTACTGCAGCGTCCCTCTTGGTTGCCCGTGCCTGCCATTGCTCTGCAACTGTTACTGGGGGAAGCCGCAGAAGTTGTGCTGAAGGGGCAGCGAGTGTTGCCGGAGCGCACCTTAGCCAGTGGATTTGAGTTTGAGTACCCGAGTGCAAAAGCA harbors:
- a CDS encoding DUF29 domain-containing protein, with translation MEPQVKTKLTSLYDEDYQRWLDETVAQLKAQDFSSLDLENLIEEIESLGRSDKRAISSYLMRLCEHFLKLRYWKSEREMCFRGWDLEITNFRLQIQAILEDSPSLKNYLNDQFLSAYGNARKLFLKASQLESQEVPDEPEFSLEQALDEDWLPWSPESSSHS
- a CDS encoding RNA-guided endonuclease InsQ/TnpB family protein, which translates into the protein MPQQILTIVCQLNPTAEQIVKLDQVLQGFAEACRYINSTICPSITNKNRIQKEVYRAVRQQFGLTANLAVRACARVAANRKVGKVKGFRATSVDYDARLFDYRAKEQCVSLSTLNGRERIPLVVGNYQIEKLKGKKPTSATLCKRKDGKFYIHIQVKEEVPEPQTGHGVLGVDFGRTDIAHTSEGDNWHGQQLTKVRDHYSKLRAVLQQKASKGTRSSRRRCRELVKRLSGRERRFQAWVNHCISKTIVARAKATGSVIALEDLTGIRERTNQVPRSKTERRRANSWAFYQLRSFISYKALKAGVGIVLVNPRYSSQTCHRCLHIYPDPKQSYRTGKQFKCGHCGWTGDADFNGASVIALLGAVVNQPRGSGLSCSLAEHNRLRATESP
- a CDS encoding ABC1 kinase family protein; this translates as MTPLVPAAPSAGHRRYDPEAIARYFLFRPWQVIGRFCNIFVSFFTFWLLLQWDKLIGQQEVNIPLRAMQLRKLLIRLGPTFIKIGQALSTRPDLVCPDYLEQLTLLQDKLPPFPTEIAIAIIERDLRLNLGDIFAEFSPQPVAAASLGQVYRAKLHTGEEVAVKVQRPNLLPVITRDLFLIRLLVQWVKPLLPINLCHDLRDIVDEFGRKLFEEIDYLNEGRNAEKFAANFRDDPTVKVPQIYWEFTSQHVLTLEWIHGIKLTRTDCMVAAGVDPDNLIRVGVISGLRQLLEFGFFHADPHPGNLFAMADGRMAYIDFGMMDQLEDTTKESLVDAVVHLVNKDYPQLAADFVKLGFLTPDTDITPIIPALESVFEEVIGSSVQEFNFKVITDRFSELMYAYPFRVPAKFALIIRSLVTQEGIALCLNPEFRIVDVSYPYVARRLLQGESPQLRRRLLDVLFKDGRLQWQRLENLITIARQDGHFNLAPTATLGLQYLFSDEGQYLRRQIVLALTEDDRLHTEEVQRLWNLVKSDLRPLFFIDVAWEALKASVSQALPKEEESLVVAR
- a CDS encoding ChuX/HutX family heme-like substrate-binding protein, coding for MSTDLQHPQHSFQQFLKDCSRLGLLRLVVTNDTAVLEVRSPLEKVFYAELPKGRYANMHSDDFEFHLNMDQVATIRFEEGQAKRGNFTTYAIRFLDGNDKSVLSAFLQWGNPGEYANGQVEAWYALQEQYGRQWHPIVEAV
- the thyD gene encoding thylakoid membrane protein ThyD yields the protein MRVVVTGATGFVGRQVVRALVERGDQVVALVRRVSKTFATTPQVTVVPYTPKAQGDWYQVLEGADAVIHLAGEPLANGRWTPSRKQEIYDSRVIGTQQLVQAIAAAQARPKVLVSTSAVGYYGTSETETFIETNTAGTDFLAHVCQDWEAAARAVIPLGVRLVILRFGIVLGDQGALAKLLPMFKLYLGGPLGSGQQWFSWIHQQDLVRLILTALDQDTLQGVYNATAPEPLTMAEFCRILGEVLQRPSWLPVPAIALQLLLGEAAEVVLKGQRVLPERTLASGFEFEYPSAKAALTDLLNNTAVRSCGGTLVDGEQRRWYSPD
- a CDS encoding DUF29 domain-containing protein translates to MEPQVKAKPTSLYDEDYQRWLDQTVAQLKARNFSDLDLENLIEEIESLGRSEKHAISSYLMCLCEHLLKIKYWESEREMCLRGWKREVINFRLQIQEELEVSPSLKSFLQDVFRKQYKNGRKLFLNASELNAYLIPEEPVFSLEQALDEDWLPWPPESSSRS